The window GAGGAGTCTGGCTAAGTGATGCAGTCATACAATAAGTAAACAAAGCTGTCTGCGCCCACTCATACCACTCCTGTGGGCATCTCTCTGTTTTGCTACTGAATGTAGTGTCCTCTAGCTTCACTGATATCAGTATTTTTGGACTGAAGTTGCACTTAGCTGATATTCATTACTTATCTACAGAGCTGATATTTCCACATCCAGGGTTTGagagtatttttttctctcagggtttgattttcttttttcaaccaTGGGACACCAAAACACACCTGAAAGCCATACTAATGAATTTCTGTTAGGTGAGTTGGCAGCACTTTAAAGAAGAACAAAGTAGGTTTCATTGCAGGTCTTACAGATTGTCACGCCAGAAGATTGGTGACTAAAATCATATCGTCACCTTCATGACACCTGCAAGACACTAAGAGGCCAATATCCAATTTTTGGTAGAGGGACAAAATCAGCCCAATTTGATGGCCTGACCAGGGTTTTCTAGGCCACATCACATGATTATGGGGAATTTGTTTTGACAGATAGTGTAATTAAGTGAGTAAGTCAAGTATTACCAGAGAATACTGCTCGCCTGCAATTCTTTAACCTGCCATATATTGTCAGGGTCCTCTTGTAAATAGAAGTGCTTGTCTTAGAGGAGAGGAAGGGTGTGAAGTGATGTACTTTACTCAAAGCTGAAGGGGCTACAGTGTCAGTCAGGAGGAAACAAAGAGGCTTGTGTGCTCTTAAACAGAGTGATGATTGCTATTGTACAGTAATATAGCTCTCAGAAGAGAGGCCACTGGCAGGGTCTGAAACAGGAAGGGAGTGCTCGGAGCCATGTTTTGACACAGCAGATAGGGGAAGATTAAGTGTTGAAACCAAAGCTGGCAGAAGACGATAAGGgatggcttttttttatttccacaacCTTGATGTCGTATTTTAAGACATTCAAGTTTGTGTCAACAACTCAACATTAGCTGTGAGGACAAATAGCCAAACAATGTTACTTTTTTGTGCAATGACTGCCACCAATTAGATTGaaagcaaagacaaagaagtgatgaaaataaaaggGCAAAGACTGGTTTTCTTGACTGATCGATATTGTGAACACAACTCTTACATCAGCTGTTTATAGATAGAGTGGGAGGTGAGAGGTCTAACTGTGAAGTCATGCAGAGGTTATTTGGAAATGTGATTATGAAGGAGTGAAATATTACAAAGATGTCAGGATGCAGTGACACCCAGATTTATGTTTGTAACATATGGTAATGCAATCAGTGTGGTGCAGATGCAAGGATGCTGTTAGTGAGCAAAAATAATTGGGATGGAGTTGATGACATTGTGGGGCTTATGCTGTCATTCAAACAGATGCTAACAAAGACAAGACATATTATGCCAAGAGCTGAGGAAACCGGGCTTTGACATGCAACGCGTGGTTGGAAATAGCCTGTTAATGAatagacagcagagagagggaaaaatgaAGACGGCAGAGGAGATACATGAAGCGTGCTGTGCGATAAAATATTGCTATTGTTAGGCAGTGCTGAGGGAAAAGTGCTGCGATGCAGAAAGAGTGGAAAGTCTTGACAGCTTTCCGGTGGCAGTCTGACGGCTGAGCAGGGAGATTGGAAGGAAAGTGCAGCAGAGGGCTGCTGTCAGGCCACACCAGAGATCCATTTAACAAGGTCCAGAGATGACCTGCACCACAACACATTGCAGAGGAATGAGAAGAGGGGGAGTGGGGCTGGAGGAGGGGCTGAGTAAGGCTCATGTATTTTTCCAGAGCCTCACTACCTGTCATGCTTGCAAGCTGGGATTCCTCACATGTGCATGGGAGCAAAGATTGGAAATCCTCTGTAAGAACAGGATCTAAAGAGGATTCAGAGATTTGGAGGAGTACCTGCCATTATATGCTGATACTTGGACATGCCTGTGACACTTTGGCATCTTCATCTCTACATGAAGTAATATATGAGCCCCAATAGATACACTTCATTTTTACCTCAGTGGTTCTTACAACTGTGTAATGTCAGAAGTGGTTATTCATGTGGTAATCCAGCCTGTGTCGCCTATCATGGTGCCGTGTAGCACACTGATCTGAACCATGGTAGAGGACAAGTAGAAATAATTAATGTGAGCAAATGCAGAATATGTCTTATTTTAAACATGGATGCCTTCAGGGCAAACACATACAAGAATCTTTACAAGCCTTCCTCTGAGCACTACCACACCTCTTGTATATCTCATCTTCATGctgcacttaaaaaaaatgcttcaatCATGGCTCTACAGTGGAAATTCTAGCAGGGTCTCTGTAGTCCTCTTTCCACCTTGGCCCCAGGCATCAATCTCTTAGCTGGCATGAAAGCTTATCTCCCAGAGTCAGGCTAAATGTCAACCTCAGGAATGCTGAAACACCATTAGTTATGTCCACCCTATTAGAGAAAGCTAATTCCACATAAAAGCCACCCACCCAATTTTAAATGAGCGTATCTTCACAGAGCTCAGCTTTTTATGTCTTCATGTCAGTAGGGGTAGCAGGGAGGTGATGTGTCCCTAGATCCAAATAACATCACTGTTGAAATGCATGTTGAGTCACTGTTATGAAGAGGATTCCCTATTCTGTAGTAATATGCGGAACGTTACACTCTATGGAAGAAAATGTTATGGATTTTGTCTGCTTTGTAATTTGGTGGTGTACAGCTAATTATTGCTCATACAGTCACATTCTTACTGCactacaaaaatgtgtttttaccaACAATATAAATACCAAAACATCACAAgctaaagcaaaaaaaaagataaaatctgATAtaactacacatacacacacacacacacacacacacacacacacacacacacacacacacctacaccaagaaaaaaaaaattatatatatatatatatatatatatatatatatattaggcTGATTCTCCAGCAATGTTGTCTGGTTAGAATGTCAGTGTTCTTTAAAGGGTTTATGCATATTACATCCTGACCTGAATTCATCTCTTTCTGAAGATTTCTGCGACTATATTAGAACTGTgacttttaatatttacatacattattTTACTAATCCACTgattctctttttctctgtttctttagGGGGGCGACTCCTGTTTCTGGTGATGTGGCTGAACCTTGTGCCTCAAACTGACAGCTGCCCTGCCAAGTGTGTGTGCTACAGTGAGCCCAGGCCCACTGTGGCCTGCCAACAACAAGGACTGTTTTCCATCCCTACTGAGATTCCTGTGCGGAGCCAGCGGATATTCCTCCAGAGCAACAAGCTAACAGTGGTGAGATCTACCAGCTTCAGTTCTTGCCACAACCTCACTGTTCTCTGGCTATACTCTAACAACATCAGCTACATTGAGGCTGGAGCCTTCTACGGCTTGGAAAAACTGGAGGAACTGGACATTGGAGACAACAGCAACCTCCGCACCATCAGCCCCACAGCTTTCCGGGGCTTAACTAAGCTGCACACCCTCCACCTGCACAGGTGTGGCCTGTCAGAGCTACCCGTTGGGGTTTTCCGAGGAATGTTCTCCTTACAGTACCTTTACCTGCAGGACAATAACATTCTAACCCTGCATGATGACACTTTTCTGGACCTTGCCAACCTTACCTATCTCTACCTGCACAATAACAAGATCAAGATAGTAACGGACAACATGTTTCGAGGCTTAATCAATCTGGACCGGCTGCTGCTACACCAGAATAGGGTCATTTATGTCCAGCCAAGGGCTTTTAGTGATCTGGGTAAGCTGAAATCCCTGTTCTTGTTCTTCAACAATCTTACTGTCCTGACGGGGGAGACTATGGATGCGCTGGTGTCCCTCCAGTATTTGCGTTTAAACGGGAACCAGTGGATCTGTGACTGTCGGGCAAGGACCTTGTGGGACTGGTTCAAACGTTTCAAAGGTTCCAGCTCTGAGTTGGAGTGCAACATTCCCGAATTCCTGGCAGGAAAGGACCTGAAACGACTGAAAAGCGAAGACTTGGAGGGGTGTGTGGAAACACCTCAAATCCAGACCAATCTCTTCAGCTCCAAAGGACAATCTGGGAAATTCCCTTCCACTGAAAATCCTCTGGGAGACACCATTCCCAGGTGTTGCCTTGGAGATAACGACAAGTCTTCTATCCTGTCTGGCAAAAGCCGCCAAATCACTAACAACCCCCTTAAGGAAAAGGAGAACATGTCCAAGACTAAATATAAAGAGCCGGAAAGAACGAAAAATGAGACCCAGAACAAGCAGAATGATGGACCACTGGGAACCTTGACCAACACCCTGGACAAGTCTTTGGAAAATCTTAACCCCGACCTTATAGACAATCTGGAATCATCTACAGcatcaaacaaaaagaaaaagaagtgttCCAAAAAGCCCAAATCAGACGCCCACTGCATCAAAGGCCGGGCTTCTACTTTGCAAGTGCTGCGCTTTCTCTTCATTCCCATGATCTGGATATCTCTAGCCATGTCTTAGGACTCCTGATCTCTAAATACAGGACTCAAGATTGTTGATGCTCATGACAATGATAACAGAAGATGCAGTGACATCTACAACAGGCAGTGACTGAAAAGTGAGGAGTCACATTGACCCAGTGTGGGTGAcgacaaacaaaaatgaagacGATAGAGTACATTTAACAAAATGGATGCCTTTACAGAACACTACAGATCTAATGTATATAATGAATTGGTGCCCAAAATTGTTTGTTCTCTATGTACTTAACTGTACTGTGTCTAAGCTACACTTTGGAGACTCCTCCCTTTTTCCCTCTCAAAAGCTTTTATTGCTTAGACAAACCACCGGACAACAACAAcgaaaaaaagacaaaaacaaaaaatcgAATACAGGAAATCAGAGACAGAACGCACACAAAGAATGTTGGGTCCGTTTAATGAAGATAAACAATCTCCACCCCATTATTTATTCAAAGTGATGCATTTGTTGggtaatgttatgtttttttatgtttataaaaacaaatgttttaccTCCCCCAATTTTAGTTCTATTTTCATGACAGAAAGGGTATATGGGTAGCATTTAACAAAAGAATGCTGTCAATTTGTTTATGGAGATTGCAATGGAACCATAgatatgcattttattttacttgtgtACAAGTATGAATATATTATGAATAAAAGTTCTTATTTCGTAGATCTTTTTGATATTTGTGTGGTATTTTCCAGGATGTCAGAACATATAGTCCAGGCAATATAGCAGAAAGCCTGTGATATCATAGTACAACCTGAAAAAGTCTTCATCTTACAGAGacactatattttatatatattaatgagGTAAATTGATCAGATATAATGCCATTGATTAGTCATTCTACAGAAATTTCATtgacaacaattttgatgattAATGAATTCTTAAGTAATGATTCTTCTTGTTAAGTCATTtaacaagcaaaaatgtcaaacttttgctttttccagcttctctaatgtgatgatttgctgcttcttCCTatattttttggtgttttgcaCTATTGGTTGGACAAATTAAGCTATTTGAAGACATTACCACAGGCATTTAAACAGAATTATTGATCTGTTAACTGCCAAAAATAATagtttgattaattaataatgaaaataataattttttgcTGCCTCAAACCTCaagaaaaatagtgaaaaattatTTGAAGCTCATGAAGATCTTTTCTACTCTGTATTCTGCTCTATTGCTGGTGTACTGATTTAATGAGATTAAGAAAAGTTATATTAGAGGGGactttattttaagattatATCAGCAAAACTGTTCTAAATGGGTACCAAAAGGCATTTGTAtttacaaaatgcatttaaattagCAATAACAACAGCTCATATTATGTCTCAGTAACCATGTTGAGAGCCAAACAACATTCCTCCTTCCAAACAGATGGTGGGCCTACTGTGGCGTGCTCATTGTTATGAGGATTGTTGGGAGAGTGATGACCAACAACCTTGTCAAATCTGGCCTCAATCCAAACCTCAGGGGCCGTACTCAGAAATATTCTGAGAATACTCTCAGCTCCTAACTTAGCCTAAAAATGTCTAGTCCTAGTTTAGGAGTAATTTAGGAAAAGGCTCAGCTTTCATCAATTTCTGTTGGTCAGTCTATATAAGTAGCAGCGTTGGTTACCatgtatatcttttttttccagctgcaaATATCTTAGTGTTGTGATCATTTCTGGTGTTATATCATTATTGCATTGTGTGGGAGATGTGAGCGCATCGCTAATGAGATCGACCACAAACATTATCTCTGCATGATCTAATCTGTAGCGTTTCATTAACTTACTGTCATTCAGTGTTTGGAGAATATTTCTCCcgcctctttgtctttctgccatTTTCTCCTGTGCTTAAGAAACTCATAAGCCTCTTAAAACTCCCCCTCCCTGCTCCTAACAGTTTTTCACCTTAGGAGCTCTCTTAAGGGCAAAGATGCTTTGTGAATAACTTTAATCTTTACCAGGATCTAGTCTTAACAGTAAGGGGAAATTCTTAGAAAACATCATAATTCTAAGAATTTTCTTAGAATTTCGTCACTAGGAGCAACTCTTTGTACTTGGAAGCTTTATGAATACGGCCCCAGGAGTtgagattttgtttgtgtgttttcttctcaGCCTCTTCAGGATGCTGGCATCACAGTACTTAAAACATTCCAGAGAAGACCTGCAAGAGCTCAgttacagtgaaataaaaagcaagATAGAGGGACAACATGGATAACACTTTCAACTTCGcacatttttaacttttcaccCCTGCTTTTCAAATTATGTAACCAAATCTTTAAActtttatcttctactggtcgAGGAACGACTGGTCTAAGAATAACTCACAGTGAATTTGTATTATCGGGcttctttttgatgttttttagtTACAACCTATGTTCCTCATACAATCTCCTAAGGCCTTCTCAAAGatcaaacaaatcaataatTATGCTATAATATGCAATTTAAAACAAGGTCAACATCCAACGTAAACATCTATCCATGCAGCATATTTAGAAGTCTTAAGTGACTGCTTCACATACAGTGTAATGATGTTGAATGAAATGCCCCAGGCAGCTTAACAAATTCAGCATATGATTAGACCTAGTTATGTTTATTACAAACACTGCCACAGTCCTCATAATTTTGACTGAATCATTAAACAGTCTATGAAAATGCTGGGGGAATAATCAAAAACTGACTCTTCATATCATGACCTTGACTTTGAGAGCGGCTCAAGGCATCATATTAAATACTATTTTGCATTGCTGACCTggaaaatacagtatgaaacattagaatttaaaataatttaatctttGAAATGTCACCTTGTCATACAGTTCTGTTCAGGCGAGTTGCCTGTGAGACTTATATTCTGCACCAAATTAAGTCGAGATCTTGTCAACAGGCCTCAATTTATCTCTCACAAAGTGAAAGGATTAGAAGGCAGGGTCTCCACAAATCCCTGGAGCTTTCCATTGTCGTCGATTAACCTAGGAAAGTAGGAGGACTGAAGGGGACCTGAGAAGATATTGATCTTGAGTGAGAATCAACAGGGAAAATCAACAAGACCCTTCCAACAGAGTCCCACTACCCTGcactgatatacagtacaagCAGCTGCAGGCTGAGAGAGTGCCAGTAATTGTGTCTGACTAAGTCAAACCTCTCCTGTCTATCTGCTCAGGAAATTATCAAAACAGCACTCTATTTCAGTCCAATCAGTGTTAAAATGATTGTCATGTGTAAAAGGGCCTACTACTTCTCTGTTAGATAGCTCTTAATATATTTATGCCTAATCCACATAACAGCATCCTTTCTTAAAAATATTACCTTCCTAACATGACACTACGCAGAAAAATTCCAACCATTAATGCCACCACAGATTTTTGAACACTCCTCTAATCTGGGCCCATCACATGAAAACCTGCATACAAGATACAAGGGTATCTTTGTAATGTATTATGGGGCATATTAAGTGATATGTCTAGTACTGTACATTGTAAATataccaaagaaaaacaattattacCTATTTCCAAAACTTACTTCCACATATTTTACAATACTCAATTACTCAGCATTCTCCCTTTTTACTAGATTTTGGAATTCTGTATCCAGTAAATGACAAAGATGACAGTGAATGCTAAGCCCAGTCCTAGTTTGAAAATGTCCCTTCAGAAAGTAATGGGTTAAGTCACTGATGctgtttccatgtttttttcaaCCGCCACTGTTTATGCTACCATAGCATGCATACTCAATTctgtttattccaaacaaatcaatgttgctgtttttcattcaaGAGAAATCACTGTTGATGCTCTTGCAATCATAAAACCTAATTCAGTGCGCATGAAGAAATCATTACTGCATTCTGTGTTAGAAGTCCTTGTCCTGGATTATTACTTGAAAGGCACTTCTCCGATAAAAATATTATGAAACACCTTGACTTTAAGAGAGCACTTTTGAATTAGCATGATCATCAGAAGCATTTCCAAGCTAGCAAGCACAAGGGCTGTGAATCTGAGACTTTGACAAAGAGACCCATACTGAGAGGAAGCGAGAGTTCTTCTGAGCATAAATAACATTTGGAAGATTTAGAAAGATACCATGATTTACCCTCATGAGTACATCACAGCTCATTCAGACACTGCAATATCTTATATCTTTTCCTTCTACATTCACAGAtagttaatttaatttcatggtGTCTTTCAACCTCTCTATATCTCTTTATACTCTCAGCAGATTCTTGCTTGTCATGTTGCTCTCTCTTGATTTTTCTGAGCATTTCTcctaatatatatttttctagtaatattttgaaaacagaaatgcatttttatagTTAGACTGTAGGTATGGATTTATAGAACTGAATGAATTGCGAGCACTAACTCTGGTAGACTGAATGTTATATCTTGTTATGTGGTGATAATCCATGGCATCAAAGGTTGACGGCATAACAGAACATGTTCATGGGGATTATAAATTATGGTACTTTTATAGGGTATCAATCATTGTTCCAAATGCACTCTCTTTTCGCACGTTTTCCCCACTTTGGAACAGCCAAATCCTCTTTACTGCATGAGGTCCTTGTCATCACTAACTCCTCAGTTGGGGGTGTAGAAAAATACCATGGTGCCATCAACCACTTCTTTTCACTTGATAGTGGAGAGTGTTACCAGTTTACAGCTATGTTCAGACCAAAATGAGCACTGTTTCAAAAGAACTGAGACCACTCACTTTGCAACAGCGAGGATTTTAACAATGAAATCTctggcaaaacaaaaaacaagcaaaaaaaaaaaaaggttcatcCATTTTCAACGACTACCACAAAACAGTGCAACGTCATCCAGCAACACACTGTGTTGGCCAGTCAGTTATGTGCAAGAACATGTTCTTGGTAGATTACCTGGTGTGTGATGTGAACCATGTTATACTGTTTACCTCACAGTCCTCAAGATGGAGTATAAAATGACGGCTGCCATAATAACTTTGCAAATTTGTACAATTCAGTCCCACTCTATCATAAATTGTGTGGTGCTTTGACACCTTTACGCTCATGGatattactcaaactggactttctgga of the Thunnus maccoyii chromosome 9, fThuMac1.1, whole genome shotgun sequence genome contains:
- the rtn4r gene encoding reticulon-4 receptor encodes the protein MKTVIIDGGRLLFLVMWLNLVPQTDSCPAKCVCYSEPRPTVACQQQGLFSIPTEIPVRSQRIFLQSNKLTVVRSTSFSSCHNLTVLWLYSNNISYIEAGAFYGLEKLEELDIGDNSNLRTISPTAFRGLTKLHTLHLHRCGLSELPVGVFRGMFSLQYLYLQDNNILTLHDDTFLDLANLTYLYLHNNKIKIVTDNMFRGLINLDRLLLHQNRVIYVQPRAFSDLGKLKSLFLFFNNLTVLTGETMDALVSLQYLRLNGNQWICDCRARTLWDWFKRFKGSSSELECNIPEFLAGKDLKRLKSEDLEGCVETPQIQTNLFSSKGQSGKFPSTENPLGDTIPRCCLGDNDKSSILSGKSRQITNNPLKEKENMSKTKYKEPERTKNETQNKQNDGPLGTLTNTLDKSLENLNPDLIDNLESSTASNKKKKKCSKKPKSDAHCIKGRASTLQVLRFLFIPMIWISLAMS